The Erigeron canadensis isolate Cc75 chromosome 4, C_canadensis_v1, whole genome shotgun sequence genome window below encodes:
- the LOC122597935 gene encoding transmembrane protein 87A: MNLANISISISICSLLLLLISSTDASLHVYDRDPFREVGNAYLVSGGSEGLAASRTAIPLPRHSPPTTVNDGRSYIRFQNITFRRTEASAAKYSKNERRTGLVQVIIFEASDRDNIGGSPYGGQRSICCTPDLAKVEGCKQGEVIRIPSARDPNWPVTVNVYFRGKSLTAQLKTTEAYIRKTGMYNLFFISCDPSLKGMTLSGQTSWKNTDGYLPGRMAPLKKFYVIMALAYALLCIAWFTQYVRFWDDVLQLQHCISAVVAVGFFEMILWYFDYAYFNNTGTRPVALTSWVVTVGSVRKTVSRLLMLCVSMGYGVVRPTLGGLTTKVMLIGVTYFLSTELLNITEYVGTISDIAGRARLVLVLPNALLDAFLIMWIFTSLSKTLTQLQAKRSSVKLDTYRKFSNALLITVVLSVVWIAYEVYFKATDPFNERWQSGWIITAFWDILAFALLCVICYLWAPSQSSQRYAYSEEKGEDSDGEETEALYSGTPQGDISLVKQERREKNGHNRDEFDLEESDEEEEGKRE, translated from the exons ATGAATCTCgcaaatatatctatatctatatctatatgttcaCTGTTACTGTTACTAATTTCATCCACCGACGCATCACTCCACGTGTACGATCGAGATCCGTTCCGAGAAGTCGGTAATGCCTACCTAGTCTCCGGCGGCAGCGAAGGTCTCGCCGCATCTCGTACCGCCATTCCCCTCCCTCGTCATTCACCTCCAACCACCGTCAATGACGGCCGTTCCTATATTCG ATTTCAGAACATCACATTTCGGAGAACCGAAGCATCTGCAGCCAAGTATTCAAAAAATGAACGTCGTACTGGACTGGTACAAGTTATTATATTTGAGGCTTCTGATCGTGATAACATTGGTGGGTCACCTTATGGTGGGCAGAGATCTATATGTTGCACTCCGGATCTAGCTAAGGTGGAAGGCTGTAAACAAGGGGAAGTTATTAGGATTCCTTCTGCAAGAGATCCTAACTGGCCTGTCACTGTCAATGTCTATTTTCGTGGGAAATCCTTAACGGCACAATTGAAAACTACAGAGGCTTACATCAGAAAAACGGGAATGTACAACTTGTTTTTCATATCATGCGATCCAAGCCTCAAAGGGATGACATTGAGTGGTCAAACCTCGTGGAAGAACACTGATGGCTATTTACCTGGAAGGATGGCCCCACTAAAGAAGTTTTATGTCATAATGGCTCTTGCGTATGCACTGCTTTGTATTGCCTGGTTTACTCAATATGTGAGGTTTTGGGATGATGTCTTGCAACTTCAACACTGCATTAGTGCGGTAGTTGCTGTTGGGTTCTTTGAAATGATACTTTGGTACTTTGACTATGCATATTTTAACAACACGGGGACAAGACCAGTTGCGCTTACATCTTGGGTTGTGACTGTGGGATCTGTAAGGAAAACCGTTTCACGCCTACTTATGTTGTGTGTTTCCATGGGCTATGGCGTTGTGCGTCCTACACTTGGAGGACTTACCACAAAAGTTATGCTTATTGGAGTAACTTACTTTCTATCAACGGAATTATTGAATATTACGGAGTATGTGGGAACCATAAGTGACATAGCTGGAAGAGCAAGATTAGTTCTTGTCCTTCCGAACGCACTGCTGGATGCATTTTTGATCATGTGGATTTTCACTTCCCTTTCAAAGACCCTTACACAGCTACag GCAAAGAGAAGTTCTGTTAAGCTGGATACGTACAGGAAGTTCTCAAATGCATTATTAATCACAGTTGTTCTTTCAGTTGTTTGGATTGCATATGAG GTTTATTTCAAGGCAACCGATCCTTTCAACGAGAGATGGCAGAGTGGCTGGATTATCACAGCATTCTGGGACATTCTTGCATTCGCATTACTCTGTGTTATCTGCTATCTTTGGGCCCCATCACAGAGTTCTCAAAG ATATGCATACTCagaagaaaaaggggaagatTCTGATGGAGAAGAAACCGAAGCATTGTACAGTGGAACCCCCCAAGGTGACATTAGCTTAGTCAAACaagaaagaagagagaagaATGGTCATAACAGGGATGAATTTGATTTAGAGGAGagtgatgaagaagaggaaggcAAAAGAGAATAA
- the LOC122595589 gene encoding cysteine desulfurase 1, chloroplastic, with product MMMTMMSSTMMEGAVFKLPSLSQILLSSNPNHRRTFKLRFSKSSFSTISAASVSVPAAPVSLGHSTRPDFDILHQKVNNGSKLVYLDNAATSQKPSAVIDAVNNYYRSYNSNVHRGIHFLSARATDEYEMARRKVAAFVNASESSEIVFTRNATEAINLVAYSWGMSNLKPNDEIVVTIAEHHSAIVPWQLLLEKTGAVLKFVTLTEDEVPDIKILQDLLSKKTKLVVVHHVSNVLASVLPIKEIAQWAHNVGAKILVDACQSVPHMVVDVQDLDVDFLVASSHKMCGPTGVGFLYGKSELLAAMPPFLGGGEMISDVFLDHSTYADPPSRFEAGTPAIGEAIGLGAAIDYLSEIGMQKIHDYEVELANYLYDNLRTVPGVRIYGPAPSETVHRAALCSFNVEDLHPTDLATFLDQQHGVAIRSGHHCAQPLHRYLGINASARASLYFYNTKEDVDDFIQALTDTIAFFGSFK from the exons atgatgatgacgatgatgagcAGCACCATGATGGAAGGAGCCGTTTTCAAGCTGCCTTCTTTATCTCAAATCCTCCTAAGTAGCAACCCTAACCATCGAAGAACCTTCAAATTACGTTTCAGTAAATCATCTTTTTCAACAATCTCAGCAGCTTCTGTTTCAGTTCCCGCCGCACCCGTTTCTCTCGGTCACTCTACCCGACCCGATTTCGATATCCTGCACCAG AAAGTAAACAATGGATCAAAACTGGTGTACTTGGATAATGCAGCAACCTCACAGAAGCCTTCTGCCGTTATTGATGCTGTAAACAACTATTATAGATCATACAACTCAAATGTGCACCGTGGAATTCATTTCTTAAG TGCAAGGGCAACCGATGAGTATGAAATGGCCAGGAGAAAGGTTGCAGCTTTTGTAAACGCGTCAGAGTCTAGTGAGATTGTGTTCACAAGAAATGCTACTGAAGCTATCAACCTTGTCGCTTACTCATGGGGCATGTCTAATCTAAAACCTAACGATGAG ATAGTTGTGACAATTGCTGAACATCATAGTGCCATTGTTCCATGGCAACTTCTTTTGGAGAAGACTGGTGCAGTTTTGAAGTTTGTCACCTTAACAGAAGATGAAGTCCCGGATATCAAGATTCTACAAGATTTGCTTTCGAAGAAGACAAAATTAGTAGTTGTTCATCATGTCTCAAACGTGCTTG CTTCTGTTCTCCCTATCAAGGAGATTGCCCAATGGGCACATAACGTTGGCGCAAAAATATTGGTAGATGCTTGTCAAAGTGTACCACATATGGTCGTTGATGTCCAGGATCTTGATGTTGATTTTCTCGTTGCTTCTTCTCACAAG ATGTGTGGGCCTACAGGCGTTGGTTTCTTGTATGGAAAAAGTGAGCTCTTGGCAGCTATGCCTCCTTTCTTAG GTGGTGGCGAAATGATTTCTGATGTTTTCTTGGATCATTCTACTTATGCTGATCCTCCTTCCAG ATTTGAGGCTGGAACTCCTGCAATCGGTGAAGCCATTGGTTTAGGAGCAGCAATTGATTATCTCTCTGAAATTGGCATGCAAAAGATTCACGATTACGAG GTGGAACTGGCTAATTATCTTTATGACAACCTTCGTACGGTTCCTGGTGTTCGTATCTATGGACCAGCTCCTTCAGAGACTGTTCATCGTGCTGCTCTATGTTCCTTTAATGTTGAGGACCTTCATCCAACAGATTTAGCAACCTTTCTTGATCAACAG CATGGAGTAGCCATTAGATCGGGACACCATTGTGCTCAGCCACTTCATCGGTACTTGGGGATAAACGCTAGTGCTCGAGCCAGCCTTTATTTCTACAATACAAAAGAAGATGTTGATGACTTTATTCAGGCACTCACAGACACCATTGCTTTCTTCGGCTCTTTCAAGTAG